The following DNA comes from Rosa rugosa chromosome 5, drRosRugo1.1, whole genome shotgun sequence.
TCACTTAGCCATttacaattttttcttttagtttagcAAGTGACTTTTGTGACCCATAAACCATTGGATTTGAGCTAGCTCAagatccccgaggtacgatattTCCGGGTTTAAATATTTCCCaattctttgatgaccgtgtccttgttgcgcgtaagttgcatttTAGGCATCAAATCAAAATATCACCATACGAGTAAGGGaacctcccaggctcgggtcggagccACCCATACTCTTGctcaactcacccacaaacacagagtaagcggggaggagtactaataggctagctagcaataaaagaaaaacgacccaggtatggtggagAAAAACATACAAAAACCGAAAACCAATAAGACTTTCCCAAAATCTTGCAGAGGAAAGTACAAGTACGATTCCCAACAGTAGACGGAAAATCTCATGAGAAATCAAATAaatcaacgacgtgtcccacatgCCAAGATATTCTCAAATCCATAAACAAATCAGCAAGAAACAATAGATagatataattccatcgaaaatcccattttcgaaaatcttccagaaatctcaaaatcgacaaataaaaatatacttAATTATGAAAATCACATCAGAAAATAACTCGTCGAAAATCATcataaatcataaattcaaatccgagcaTCGCAAACTCATATccgaaaatcatgatggaaacccaatcaataaaccaaattataatccaaaattaatttataatccgaaactaaaatatatGCTCAGTAAATGAAACGATAAATGAATAAATCAATAACTCGGAAAATATTTGCATGCATTAAATCAaaggtccactcacagtatatgaCTAACGTGGCACCCAAGCTTATGGATCCTCGTCGAGCAATGGGTCGGTACCTAGTCCTGTGCAAAAttatattccgtaaacaacaattcaaaaATTAAATATGATTCTAAAACAATACCCGAAAACCCCTTGTAaaccaacatctccatttcttctcggattcatcccaaacttcaccactaagATCCATTTTTTGATTAaagtattccataacagaaatgtgggagatccaacggttggattccCGTAAATCGACAACCAAAAttccaaacttcggaaattcaagATTGATAACAAACTTCCTCCAATTTTCAAACAAATTCATACCTACCAGTTCACACACTACAATCAACCTAACTAGCCAAAACAGAAAGCCAAAATTTGTCCCATGCGCCACCAACAGTAGTAGCACGTGAGGCCCACACGCCGCCGGCCAACCCCCAAACCGGGTATCAACACCTATACCAAATTCTTCCTCTCATCCTCCCAAACAACATTCACAACTATCACAAAGTCCAATTTGAAGCACAAAgaccggaatttacctcgaaagcagAAGGGGACGATTTGGAACCCTAGAACTTCAATCCTTCGATTCGGcctccacacttcaaattgGAACAAGAGGCTTGGAGGGCTTGATGTGCGTTCCAAGAGCTCCAAGACCCAACAAGAAATttggccggaggtggccggaaactctAGTTCCGACCCAAAACTCATAATGAAGGCGCTGTCTACTTCTCCTCCTTGCTGCACCTTCTACAACTTGAATCAAGTCACCAAACCAACCCAAATTTGTAGAGGACAGCGAGAGCTTTCCAACAGTACCTGTGGTGTCCAAAACCGTCGCTGGACGGAGGAGAAATTGTAGGAAGAAAAAGTTGGGGTTGGGGGGCCGATCGGGTCAGGGAAAGAGAGTGAACAGGGTAAAAAGTAGGTTTCCGGAAATAGTAAGCTTCCAAAGTAAAAAATTTCcctaaacagtaactttagttttttttttttttttttatcattacttttgcatacaaactccgatttaagAGTGCCACGTGTCTACagactcggtttaatgtcctctacaactttcttgaaggaaattttctcaaattaagaacgaaacaaaaagtcaactctttgGTCCACTAAAAGTTCAAAACaaggtaaaaagtgaaagtaattatCATTTAGTGtctaaatgactagtaaactgataaattgagatacgggatgTAACAACAATTAATACCAAGGCTTCTAGATCCCAAGAATTTTCTTGAAGGCATCACTTGGGCACAACAAAGTTTTTTTGCTAAAGACACCAACATTTTGAGGCAAACATGTACCCAAAATTAGAAGTTAATAAAgataagggtgcggctattgtcaccctatcATTTTCCTTGTTCACcttacaaatatttgaattattgaaaaactatattacccaagtgcaaaatgactaataagtacactaattttctaaaatctgaatctgtaagaaaataaatacataacaaattaattaaatacaaatttCTCATTAGATAATATTAGTCTTCATCTTATCcatccaaatttgaatttattattatttttttcgtCTTTTTGTTGTCTCCTCATTGTTAATTCGTGATTCAATTTACAAAATCATTCatcattagtgttaacttcatcaaagtATTTGCATATCCTTTGTGAAcactgaaagtaaaaattttaaacacaaaaaaaaaaaaaaaaaaaaaaaactcaatttcttcttcattgctcattgttgttaacttactaatcttttgacatGGATTGATATAGACGAACATCGAAgctgaaagaaaaattaaaaaaatggaagtaaaatcagattatgattttatttgaAAACTTTAATAGATTTTAGTTTTTTagtggtataaattaaatgatagATGAAACTCTTTTTAATTGGATACGTCATCTCAGGATATTCTTGGAAACAAAAATGGGTTAGATTAGgcctcatcatgggccgggctagagccagccctaccctaaattttagggcttagggtaaGGTTGAGCTGGGCTTTGACCAAGTCAACGAAACTTAGGGCCGGGCCGAGGCTTCAATACGTAATCCCTTACCCGCCCTTAAGGCCCATTCCGCAAAGGccgaaagggtcgggccgggtcTTTGTTTAACTCACATAAAATACAATTTTGCTAACtacataaactcaaattgaaaatgaaaacaaaaaaaaaacatatatataagaaacTGAATACTTAATTACAAATATCTACAAATCTCACATAAACTAACTCACATTCTTACTGATCAAGTAGTAGacttgaaattgaaatgaaacTGCACAAATGCAGTAAGCCACTGAGGCTACAAAAAACGAAGCAATGCTTGACACTTTGATACAAAAACTGATCATGTCTTCATGACTTCATCAATTCACAAGAAGTGGTGATCTTTGATACAAAAACTGATCATGTCTTCATGACTTCATCAATTCACAAGAAGTGGTAATATTTGATACAAAAACTGAACTACTGAAGCATGGTTTGCACAGAGGCACTAAGCCACTAAGGCTACAAAAACTGAAGCAGTGCTTGACACTTCGATTCAAAAACTGATCAAGTCTTCATCAATTCACAAGAAGTGGTAATCTTTCATGGCAACCAAACAAAGAACCTGCAAAGGaaaaccaaataattaatttatgTGGGATTTCAGTTCAACAACATATATAAATGCAACTGGACATATATTTCTGGAAAAACTTGCTTCTGGACAcatattttactttcactttCAGTTTAACGACATATATTTCAGTTCAGCAACAAATGCAAACAAGCATATTGAAACCTCAATTTTAACACAAACAAAACATACCAAATCCAAAAAACATTCAGCAACATAGATTCAAACAGAGATTAAAACCCAGAAGGCCAGAACAAACAAAAATTGAGAACGAGGTCCTCACCTTCTGCGTCGGCGGTGGATGCATAACGAAGACTGGGAACGAAGTCCACATGACCACACCTTGTGCGTCAACGTCGCCTACTCCACTGCCTCAGCTCGGGTCGGAACCGGACACTGTCAACATCACAGCCTCAGCTCGCGTCACAAGCTCGTGTCGCCGACTCTGTCTACTCCTTGATCTGCGGTCTGACTCGTTGGCAAGTCTCGATCTGAGGTCTGACTCGTCACAATCCTACCGGAACAAGTCTCGATCTGAGGTCCAACTCGTCGCAAGCCTACCGGAACAAGTCTCGATCTGCAGCGGAGAAGATAGGTTTGCTGGTCTGGACTCTGAAGGAGAGTAGTCGCAAGTCTCTACTGGTCCAAAACGGCCGGATGTGGTGGCTGGTGGTGGAGAAGTATAGGTTTGAGAGTTGAGAGtttgagagtttgagagagagtcTGTGAGAGAGAGGCGGCCACTCAGAGAGACACTCTCGATTAGGTCGATGACTCGATAGTGGGATAGGTTTTGACGTCTAGGTTAGGATTTTGCTAAAGTGGCTACTTGAGTTGGACTTCGACATTTGGGTTGGGCCTTAAATAGCCAGAATGATTTAAGAGACCCATTTTGTACAGATTGATAGATTCAAATTTCTTCTGTAGTTTTTATACACATGTAAtattgtaatagaaaataataataatataatattaatttttagggccgggcttcatttgtatgacccataccctaccctattttagaaagggtcgggccggcccgccctaatggaagGGCCAGGCCGGCTGGGCTTAGAGCGGGCTttgggcccaagggccatatgatgaggcctagattagataagtaaatttaataattaaaattaaaatgtaagGTGTAATGAggaagtagggtgaacaaagaaaatgataagATGACAATAACCGCACCCTAAAGATAACCCAATTGCATAACTGGGACGTACTGTCTTTAGGGTAGGCCTCATCAAATAGCCCTCTGGCCCGTAGAGCTGAAGCCCGACCCGGCTCTAAAAGCCCtacccggcccgaccctaaaatttatatattctgattattttctattacatagaaataaaatttaaaatctGTATATGTGTTATATTAGAAAATGGGTACAAACCCAATTACCCAAATAACCTATTAATGTATGAGGCCCAATGGCCCATTTCTTCCCAAGTCAGTCCAAGTCCAAGGCTTAAAACCTAGGCGTGTCTAGGACTCTAGGGCAACAACTCCACGTCTTCATCTCTTGACTCTCTTCGATAGTTTGACAAACGGAGGccgtctctctcttcttctcaaaaCTCCATGCTCCGTCTTCTCCAGCCTCCGCCTCCTCCAGCCTCTGTCTTCTCTAGCTTCGACGCCGCCTCCGCCTCCAGCATCGATGTGGTCTCGGTCTCCAGCATCGATGACTCTTCCGCCTCCTCTAGCCTCTGCTTCCTCCAGCGTCGTGCCGCCTCCGCGTTCTCCAGTGTCGATGTCGCCTTCTCCAGCTGAAGCTAGTGATATTTCCGATGAGAAACCAGGCAAGACTGGTTCGAAGCCACCAAAGCCGCTCAAGGACTATATTCATGTACGAGCAAGAAGGGGTCAAGCCACTGACAGCTATAGTCTAGCTGAAGATCGCCGCCATCTCCAAACCTCACAGCCAAACACTCGGCCTCCGGCCCTCCTCCTCCAGTCCGAACCATTCGCCGACATTTGCTTCTTCGATACATGGTAAGATAATACTGGTACTGCTGTTTTTACATAGTTACagttgaaatttgaatgttttaAGTGATGTTTGTGGTTTTCTGGttgggttgagagagagagagaaggaagaagaagactccCAACTTTCATGAAGATGCGGCAATGGTGTGCAATTGTGTATTTGTATGCTTATGTTGTTGAAATGAAATGTGTCCAGTAGCTAAAttattggattaatttcagtttactcccctgaggttttggggtgtcatcatttcaccccccaaactctcaatttcacttttttaccccctgaactttccaatttcaatcagccgtgtccaatttctcctattccgtccaaattggacgttaaacctttgagggctaaaatggtcatctcaagataaaaaaaataaaaaaaaaataaaataaaaaattcctttttgttttttttcctgtttctttatttttattttttatttttattttgtcttcaacctatacatcacaagttataatatgtttataaaaaaaaaaaaaaaaatactctaggtggttgaaagccgctcgctggtctacgatatttgtgatatatctctgataaagtgaagaattttaggatatatctccaataaagtgaagaaatatctgtaaaaaataattttacactttatctgtaaataaatatctgtaaaaaatgattttacacactcgttggtctacaatatttgtgatatatctctgataaagtgaagaattttaggatatatccccaataaagtgaagaaatatctgtaaaaaataatttcacactttatctgtaaataaatatctgtaaaaaatgattttacacagatatttcttcactttattggggatatacagatatttacggataaagtgtaaaatcattttttacagatatttcttcactttattggggatatatcctaaaaatcttcactttattggagatatatcacaataatcgtagaccaaaaatgattttacacaaatatttcttcactttattgaggatatacagatatttatttacatataaagtgtaaaattattttttacagatatttcttcactttattggggatatatcctaaaattcttcactttatcggagatatatcacaaatatcgtagaccagcgagcggctttcaaccacctagagtatttttttgtttttataaacctattataacttgtggtgtataggttgaagacaaaataatttttttttaaaaaaaacaaagaaacagaaaaaagaaaagaaaagattttttattttttttattttttttagccctcaaaggtcaaagttaacgtccaatttggacagaataagagaaattggacacgattgattgaaattggaaagttcagggggtaaaaaagtgaaattgagagtttggggggtaaaatgataacacccccaaacctcaggggggtaaactgaaattaatcctaaattATTTATATGATTTTATGCAGGTTCTTTCTTTGGTTGCCATGGATCTTCATATTAGTAAGAGATGAAGGAAACTTTGCTGGTGTTAAATCAAACCATGCTTCAGTTTTTGTATCAAAGATAACAACTTTTTGTGAATTGATGAAGACTTGATCAGTTCATCAGTTTTTGTAACAACTTTTTGTAGCCTCAGTCAGTGGCTTAGTGCCTCAGTGCaatttcattttcaattataAAACTTGATCATTGAGAATGTGAGTTTTTGTGGGATTTGTAATTATTTGTAATCAACTAAGCCACTCAGGTTTTGAAATCTCAAGACTTTAGTATtcagtttcattttttttattttttactcaGCAAAATTTGGTTTTATGTGAGTTAaacaaaagcccggcccgaccctattTGGAAAACccagcccggccctaccctaagccctaaagtttagggtagggctggccctaacccggcccatgatgaAGCCTACTTTAGGGTGTCCTCTTCTGACGAGGCTAGGTTAGAGACTCGACCAATCACCTAAAACTCTAGATGCTCCAATGTGTTAACTAAATCATGGAATAAAAGTTGGCATGTGGTAGTTTTAAGTTTTAGAGCTTTTTGTGGTATGATAAAGCattcaaattgtgtgaaattttgaAACACTACCGTCACAACAAAAAGATCTTTAGAGCAATCATTATCATCAGTAGTTTATATCAAGCGTTTTAAAGATTCTgaagccataaaaaaaaattaaataaataatctATGTACACAAACATTTGTGGCCAGAAAAATGCAAAATGAGATACTCTAAAACTCTCTTTTCTTCCTCCCTCCTTCTCCGGCTTTCTAATCTCTGCATTTTACCGTTTTCAATATCTTTTCCACGATCGACTTCATATACACACCACTATCACTTTTTCTTCAAACtactttttctttgttcttctctCTCTGGTACAGTGCTCATGCAAAAATGCATCAGTGATTCTTTAGTCTCCAAGCAGTTCTGCTTGATCCCTCCCATCTCTTACCTCAAGCTAATGTCATATATGTTGACCTCCCTTCACCTACCACCACTACGGCCTCCGTTTCTAAGATGCATCAATTCTGGTCTTTTCAAACTGCCATTTGTCCTTCAAATTTTACATGCACCCATCAATCAAACTCTACTCTCTCTCAATTACTTCTCTACTTTTCAACATTGTACATGCCTTCACTTATTGGCTTGTCTGTCAAGCTTCCTAGCTTTGAGAACTTGAACCTGGGCTACTCCACTAACTCTctttcattaattttcttttcttttgcgaTGGCTCTTTTAAACCCTAGACTCCTCAAGTTTCCTCCTTACActctgtacatacctccaacaatatggagtatttactacatcaccaagcataagtcacaccctctttgggacacccacaagccatggtgagacccaaccgctacttgcatcttgtagccctatgttcaagctacgctacggtatccggaagtcacaaatccgtcgccgggaagccacctttccggccttgccaagttgcctccacaatatgcatttctatactagaatagtgggttcttatcccacatctaagaaaatgtaaaggaagagcactccttcacctataaaaggaactctcctcccacttagaaagggattccattacatctcttgtaatcttgttaggccgcaaggctcgacacactagtacacattcaagtggacgtagttgcCCGCTAAGGCGgaaaatgaaccactatacatcttgtgtcacactccttctctctttctaaagctaactagagatcccacggatcactaactttaacattggcgccgtctgtgggaagccaacacaaaggcttcgtcacgtaTCATGAACTTTGGCCCGTTGGCatccggtcaacgcccataaAACATAGTCAACGCTGATCAAACACCAGTCAACGCCGACCAACTCCAGTCAACATCAGTCAACAGAACAgcaagtccggcggcgacaacttccgccagcctgtccgcggcgacatattcatGCATATCATTCATTTATTCATTGATGGCGGAGTATCGCATATCATGCATTCATTCATGGAGGCGGAGTATCGCCTAACATTCATTCGTTCATGGAGATGTATCGCATATCATTCATTCATGGCGAGGTATCGCatatcattcattcattcatttgatcGCAGTTGGCAGCACAAGGGTTTGCGAGGGACAGCGTGGTGCCGTATCAGTGAAACCGGCCATGCACGATATCGCATTGGTATTAGAGATGACGCGTAGGCAGTAAGTTGGGATTGCTATACAGCGTGCTCTTGCCTGTTGCGTGTTATGATGGCTAGCGTAAGGCCTATGGCAATAATGATGGGAGTAAAATGTTTGACCAATCATAGGTCAGATGGCGATAATAGTTAGCACTCGTGGTGCAGT
Coding sequences within:
- the LOC133710581 gene encoding uncharacterized protein LOC133710581 — translated: MWSRSPASMTLPPPLASASSSVVPPPRSPVSMSPSPAEASDISDEKPGKTGSKPPKPLKDYIHVRARRGQATDSYSLAEDRRHLQTSQPNTRPPALLLQSEPFADICFFDTWFFLWLPWIFILVRDEGNFAGVKSNHASVFVSKITTFCELMKT